The nucleotide window GCATTTGGCTTGGGACAGTTATGAGCCGACGGAAGGAAAATTTGATTTTTTATGGTTCGATGGTGTAATGGATGAGATGAATAAGGCTGGTATTAAGGTAATCCTGGATATCGCAATTCGACCCGCCCCATTATGGCTGCGCCAAAAATTTCCTTCCATTAACATTAGTGACGCTTCCGGTAATGTATTATATCCTTACAGGAGATATATGGAAGACGTTGGCGACCCTAATTATCAGGAATATGCAGTTCGATTTACTGATGTTATTACTAAGCGCTACGCCAAACATCCAGCACTGGTGGCTTTTGGCATTGATAATGAATCTGGCTCCGGGCCAATTTCCTATTCCGAAACTGTACGTCAAAGGTTTATTGTCTGGCTACAAAAAAAGTATAAAACCCTCGAAGCATTGAATAAGGCTTGGGCAGGACAACGTTGGTCTCGAAAGGTTAGCAACTTTGATCAAATTGGTCTTTCGGTTACTGCCGCGCCTGAACGTATGCTCGATTTTAGATGTTTTGTTTCTGATGAGGTTAATATTTGTCTAACTAAAGTGCTCAATAAAGTACATGAAAATGCACCAAAAGCATTGACAAATACAAACGCATGGTATTATGCTCCGGGAAAACATTTCGATTATGCTAACATTGCATACTCAGGTACAATGACACGTGAGGGTTGCGGTTTCTACCCAGGCAATTCATTGGTTAACAACGCCGGACTCAAAGAAGCACTCTTTGGTATTTCCCGCATACAGTACGAAGCTACAACACCTTTTTGGTGCAACGAATTTACATCAATGACATCTATACCCAACTCAATTCGTAAATCAGCTTATGCGACTTTGATGCTAGGGAACCAGTTAGTTTGTGCTTGGACTTGGCAGAGTATGCATGCCGGCGAAGAGCAATATCTTCAGGGACTTGTAGATTGGGATGGCGAGACAAATCGTAAGTACGACGAATACAAAAAAATCGCAACTGAATTTAAAAAAATAGAAAAATATGGATTTCCGTACAAGCCAAAAGCAGAAATTGGTATGGCCTTTGACTTTGCCAGTCAGATGGTGAGTAGCGCATAT belongs to Flavobacterium gilvum and includes:
- a CDS encoding beta-galactosidase, which codes for MRHHSILTLIFFLVFLNQFSYSQELFVGTNYHPHDDKNPEKIKKDIALMKAAGFKLVRLGHLAWDSYEPTEGKFDFLWFDGVMDEMNKAGIKVILDIAIRPAPLWLRQKFPSINISDASGNVLYPYRRYMEDVGDPNYQEYAVRFTDVITKRYAKHPALVAFGIDNESGSGPISYSETVRQRFIVWLQKKYKTLEALNKAWAGQRWSRKVSNFDQIGLSVTAAPERMLDFRCFVSDEVNICLTKVLNKVHENAPKALTNTNAWYYAPGKHFDYANIAYSGTMTREGCGFYPGNSLVNNAGLKEALFGISRIQYEATTPFWCNEFTSMTSIPNSIRKSAYATLMLGNQLVCAWTWQSMHAGEEQYLQGLVDWDGETNRKYDEYKKIATEFKKIEKYGFPYKPKAEIGMAFDFASQMVSSAYPEKHEAQLETCFNLFFDYNMDTRVLDIANSDLKYKILMVPGVAVMEPVKAKKIRDFVKNGGTVIMTAYSAVVDSTNQVFSETQPGLLSDVFGIRRASYEETESMNELSRIGLKGKAIRLNYKDKIIDTESERFDVIQIKGAEILGNITSIDKDYPIITSNQYGKGRAIYIGLPARQAVLSPIADDLIATLGIKKGPEVPKNVMARYIDNKHILYLNLTNEVQSINIKGYARSILYDQKYNGKFTIAPFEPEFIELE